The genomic interval GTTATAATCCATTTTGGTCCGACTTTTTAATGTTTCTTcctttaattattttgtttataGATGTGGcaaagcttcttcttcttttttcttagtTACAAGTGGCAAAGCTTCTGTGGACTCCCAGGAGTTGTTGACTTGATAATATAAACCAAAAAAATGCGTATAGCTCATTATATCCAACACACCACTAGACGTGTCATACCACCACGGAGCCTCCACCCCTACCTGCGGTCCCACCAGTACATGTGGCTCTCTATTACGCGCGTGATTACCACTCTCCTTCACTCCCTCCTTCAAGTCCTCGACCCTTTCTCTCACTCTCAGAATCCAAACACAACTTCTGTCTCTTATGATTTCGAATCCGAATTAAACACAAAGACGACGACGGAGCATGGACACCTCCTTGATTAAGAATTCCACTCTCAACCACCACAACAACAATGTCCCAAACGACACGGCGGCCTTCCTTTCCCTCCACCACCAAAACGGCTTCTCCGCCTCCCTCGACATCTCCGACATTGAGATGATCACCCTCCAGGCCGTCACCTACACCAGCCTCCGCGACCTCCTCCCCTCCTCGCCGCCCTCCGCCGCCTCCCCGACCCACAACTCCAGCTGGCACGATGAGATTCCCATCAAGAACCCCCTCGTCAAGCACGCCGCCCTCGCCTACCTCCAGCCCATGTCCTCGCCGCCGGAGGTCGGCGCCAAGGGGATTCTCCGGACGATCAGAGACAAGTGCGGCTGCGGCGACGGCGTCGGCTGTTTGAATTGGCTGCGCGACGTCGTGTGGAAGTCGGTGAGGGAGGCGTTTGGGGATGGCcagcggaggaggagggattGGGAGGAGGATGACGATGATGACGAGGACGACGATGAGGATGACGGCAAGATTGACTGAGACTGTGAGAGATTCCGGGGACATATTCGGAAATTCAGGTTTGAGTGTTTGACTGACAGGTAGCTTAGGAGGAATAGATAGATACGAAACATGGTGATTGTATATagaatttttgttgtttttttttctgctttTTGAatgttctttaattttttgtgATATTGACCTGTAAATGGGGGTGTGTTACACTACACCATGCACATTGTGTTCGACTTATTGATCACCGAACACATGAGTTGGCTTTTGATAGAAAAATTTTGCCTTCTTCAAGAATGAAACTATGTAGTGTGGAATTTTTGGTGAATTTTTAATGGTTAAGTGAGTGATTTGAATTCAAGTTTGAGTTGATATTTTGGAGCATAAGTTGTTTTTGCTCTATGTGAAAGCTCTCCTCGTAGCGTACTCACATTATGTTGACCTCTCGTAATAAAAGGTAGGCCTCATTTTCCTCCCTTCTTTCAGTAGTAACTCATTCTGCATTATCTTTTGTTCGTTGAACACTTTTATGTAGCTTTCGCAGCGTTACGTTGGAATGAAGAATTCCTGATGAAGAGAACATGGTGTCCCAATTTATCATTCCAAAACAAGTCAATGATTTTACTTTCTTGTTGAGAATGAAATAAGgagtggaggaggagggaagCAAATTCAGTAATGCACACTTTCTCTTGACCAAATGAAGCAAAAATGTCATCTACATCAACATTACTGCCATCTATGCAATGACTCAGAAGAGATAAGAACGGCAAATGATCAATTCGCAGATCCGTATACCAAGTTCAATTTGCTTCGTGCGTTGTTCTTTAATTGCTAATTTTAGCGATAGATGCATAAAATGGTAAACCTTCGTTTGTTTCCCAATACTAACTAGACATACATGTGCTACATTGGACCCGGAAATGTTGAGCTTGGCAAAATCTCAACATCAATCGAGACTTCGAGACTAGTAGGTATTCACATGTTTCGAATAAGTGAATTCCAACTTTGCAACGCCAACTCATGGATGAGTAGTCATGACCTTGACACTTTTGTATAGCTTTCTCATCAGATTCATGATTACAACTTGAAGATTTTCTGATTCCTTTTGTTACGTGGACGACATCTGATCTGTCGATCTTATAAAAAGGATGAGTATATTGATGTTATCCACATAAGTTGCACGCATACGCAATAAATGTCAGCTCTATGCGATTAAGCTCATGGAAGTCCGTAGTCGTACAAAATTTCCGTATTGCTGTGTATTCTAATCTCTATCTAAAAAATACATACCCGAGAACGTTTGCAGCTAATATCTCTTTGTATATACACCAAGTTTGGGTAAAACAGTTGGTCACCCATAATCACCACATGAACAATTGCCATCTCTGAAGTGGTGAAAGACCTTGGAGTCCCCTACTATTATTTCTCTATTGGTCATCTGTGAAACCTTCTTTGCAGCACTATGGCAATCTTCACATATTCTTGTATTTTTCCTAACAAGAACAGAGTCTCCAAGTTTCCTGGAGATCAGCCCGTAAGAAATTGCCGATCTTACACTGTGATGCTCAGCagaatttctttctttctcttcaagTCCAATGGTCTGAACTTGGTGACATTGTGAACATACTTGTCTTCCCCAATCTTCCTTGAAATGACATCTAGAACATCATAAATTGTGTTACTTTCGACATGGGACTTATCATAGTTGACGAATATGTATGGCTGGCATTTGGTTTCAACGAAGCTGCATCCAACAGTTTTGGTCAGTCCTCTTTGCTTCATACCAGATTTTGATCCTTTCTACATCTTCCCACCTCCCAGCTTCAGCATACATATTGGAAAGCAAGACGTAACACCCAAtagaccaaaataaaaaaagacgTAACACCCGGTATTATCATGTTCCAAGGATAAAATTTTCTCTGCAGCAACTTCTGTGAACTCTATGTTTCTATGCTTTCTACTTGCTGTCAATAAGGAACCCCAGATTCTGGCTGTGGGCAGCAATGGCATTTCGTCAATAAATGCCTTGGCTTGGCCAAGATCACCTGTACGCCCCATAAGATCAACCATACAACCATAGTGCTCTATTCCAGGGTCAATACCATACTCTAATTTCATAGATACATAGTATTTCCAACCCTCATCGACCATGCCAGAAACGCTACAGGCTGTTAACACAGAAACAAAAGTGCTCTCATTCGGCCGAATGCCCTTAGGGTCTACCATTTCCTTGAACAAATGAGTCGAACTTCTCCCAAACCCATGAATAGCATATGCCATTATTATAGTGTTCCATGAGCTGACATCCCTGTATATCATCCCATCAAAGATTCCTTGGGCAGTACCTAGATGCCCACATTTTGCATACATGTAAATAATTGAATTCAAGATGAAGGTGTTCGAATTATGCTTCAATTTCAAGATATAACCATGAATTTGCTTCCGCTGCCCTAATGATGCTACTTCAGAAAAGGCAGGTAGGATGCTTGATATCGTAATTGGGTCTGGGTTAAGAGGTTTACTAACAAGTCTCTGAAATAGTTCCAAGCCTTCCCAGTTCCGACCATTGTGTACGTATGCAGAAATCATGGTATTCCATCATTCCATGATATCAAATTCTTCTGAGACAGCATATATGCGTTCTGCTGATTTCACCCTGCTGCAGGCAGCATATAAATCAATCAAAGCTGTTTCCAAGACAATATGAGGAAGAAACCCATGTCTAATGGCGTAGCCATGGATAGATTTTCCCTCCATGAGGGCTCCTGTTTTTGCGCAAGAAGGGAGTAAATTTATCATCGTTGTAGCATCCGGCCTCAACTTATAAGTCTCTTGCATCATTTTCAAGCAAGAAAAACACTCCAGGGGACGAGCATTTGGCGCGTACCCATGTATCATCACGTTCCAAACCATAACATTCTTCTGAGAAATCTTATCAAACAACCTCTCCGCATAGTCTACTCTACCACATTTGTGGTACACACATCAATAAGCGAGATTTTAACCATGACATCCAATTCAAGCTCACATTTCATCATCCGGCAATGTACCTCCTTCCCAGTTTGGAACAAACCCTTGATAGCGCAAGCATTCAGAATCGCGATCATGCTGAATCTGTCAGGCATTACCCCACCCACCACCATCTCTTGAAAACAAACCACTCCACTCCATCCATCCCCAACAGAAACATACCCACCAATCATCGAATTCCAAGAAACCATGTCTTTAACAGGCATTTCCTCAAACACCTTCTCTGCATCCCTAATGCAACCAAGTTTCGCTTACACCGCACAGAGAGAGTTACATATGTACACATCAGAAACCAACCCAACTTGAAACAGCTTGCCATGAACTCTTCGGCATTCGGCCAAATTGAAGCACCCACCACAGGCCTTGATCACAAACGGATAAGTACACTTATCCCCTCGAACACGTTCCATTTCCATTCTTTGATGAAACTCAATTGCTTATTGAAACATCCCAATATCCGTAAACCCTCTGATAACGACATTCCAGTTGTACGGATCCAGCTTGTTCATTTTGTCGAACACCCAGAGCGCGTCTTCCATGGAACCAGATTGAGCGTGGTAATGAAGAGCCTGTTTGTGCTGGTCAGCCAATGGGGTCTGGTGGTTTTCTAGCTTTACGAACCCATTTGGGAAATCGTTGACGGCCGGCGCCGTGGTTTGCTTTGGGGTCGGCGGCGCGTTTTATAGAGAGGTTGCGTGGTGCAGTGGAAGTGGAGAGATAATAGCTGTGAACGAGAGTTGGTGTCATTGTTGGAATTAGGAGATGGAGAAATAGCCGGTAGAGCTCAGAGTAGAGTCATGGGGAGAGAGTGATATATATGCTGCTCCCTCCCTCACTCTTCTTCGCGGGTATTGACGAGGAGAGTTGTAGCCGTTATATCTGAAATGAAGAAAGACATTGAGATAGCGTGCTCTGTCATTATATGATTTTGCCATTTTGGTCCTGAAATTTTGGAAAATTATGACATTGGGCCACCGATTTTAATTTTGGTAAAATTACAAGGGAAATTTTACAATACTCCAGAGTATATGCTATGAAAAAGTCTATTTTTTTGACAtatgaaataagaaaaaagtCACCTAAGttttagaaattagaaaaaagtctaTTTAAAAAAACGCTTAAACCTTTACCCATGAAGTTTATTAAAATTACATGATGCCACtgcattttcaaaaaaaaaaaaaaccagggCAGATGTAGGCCTTGGCGACGACGACAAGGAAAGTGTGGAGCGAGATGAATCAGACAAGTGGTTTTGATCCAGCAAACAAGAGCAGATTCACAATTCCATTGTGTCTACTTTGCTTGCTCTGATGGATGGTCTTGATTCCTGTGGACAAGTGGTTTTGATCGGAGCAACCAATCAAATTGATGCAATGATGGAGCTTTGCGGCACCCTGGTAGGTTTGATCGTGATTTCAACTTTCATTTGCCCGACTGTGAGGCCCGAGTTGAAATTTTAGACATCCACAGTCGGAAATGGAAGCATCCTCCTTCACATGAGTTAAAATCGGAGCTTGCGGCTAGCTGTGTTGGATATTGTGGTACTGATTTAAAGGCTCTTTGCACTGAAGCTGCCATACGTGCTTTTCGTGAAAAATATCCTCAGGTCTACACAAGTGATGATAAATTTGTAATTGATGTTGATTCAGTAAGGGTTGAAAAGTACCACTTCATTGAGGCCATATCAACAATCATCCCAGCTGCTCACAGAGGTGATGTTGTTCACTCTAGGCCATTGTCTTCATATGTTGCACCATGCCTGCAGAGGCATCTCCAAAGAGCCATGAACTATATTTGTGATATTTTCCCTCTGATTGGAGTGTCATCATaattgtgacaggtagtgtgacatggaTTGTGACAGagggtgtgatagtggttgtgacaggtaatgtgatagaagttgtgacaagggttgtgacaggggttgtAGCAGGGGCAATGTGtttgacagtggttgtgacagtaagtgtgacagtgggtgtgacaattagtgtaaatagatagtgtgacagcttCTGTGCGGTGTTCTAAAAAGCggtctaggcgctaggaggtcacccaCCACCACACTTTTTGCCTCGGCGGCCATCTGTGGCGTTTTGTGAATTAAGcggccgcctaggcggtcTTAGGCGGCCTTATTCAGTCTTATCAGTCTCATGCGGTCCTAGGCGGTCTAGGCGGCCATATTCAGTCATAGGCGATCTAATCAGCCATATTTAGTCCTAGGCGGTCAACCatcatttgacattaaaaaaactaaaagagaCTGCAGCTCTCACTCTTtgtctattttctgaaaactgaatctcattaacagaagaagaggaaagaaatatgaatattaagtttgagtctgatactgaatgagttagaaaataatttggagagaaataaattgagatttagtattattgcatttgtttcattatttatcatttcttcaaatatttttttatgaactTTCTACTTTagttatgtgaatttagactattttaagtatttttaaaattaatattaaacatcattatatatttttaatcattaaaatagttaaaatatatgtataaaataaataaatatttaataattcgaaaCCGCCTAGGCGTCGCCTAGGAGGCCGTCTAAccgtctaggcgctaggaggtggctgtccgcctgcataccgcctagcgctttttagaaccttgcttctgtgacagtgggtgtgatagcggttgtgacaaGAGGTGTGATAGTTAATGTaagaggtagtgtgacaatgtatgtgacagtggttgtgacagtaggtgtggcATGacgagaggaaatgtggaaatatgcgaaattttgttaaaattcaaatgagattggtataagtacactcagaatgaagagaatagctagaattagggaaccttgagcttcggtttcgccggaattgcttggagcaccGCCATTGATGGTGGCAACCCTTTGCG from Argentina anserina chromosome 2, drPotAnse1.1, whole genome shotgun sequence carries:
- the LOC126782672 gene encoding LOW QUALITY PROTEIN: pentatricopeptide repeat-containing protein At4g35130, chloroplastic-like (The sequence of the model RefSeq protein was modified relative to this genomic sequence to represent the inferred CDS: inserted 3 bases in 2 codons; deleted 3 bases in 2 codons; substituted 3 bases at 3 genomic stop codons), producing MTPTLVHSYYLSTSTAPRNLSIKRAADPKANHGAGRQRFPKWVRKARKPPXTPLADQHKQALHYHAQSGSMEDALWVFDKMNKLDPYNWNVVIRGFTDIGMFQXAIEFHQRMEMERVRGDKCTYPFVIKACGGCFNLAECRRVHGKLFQVGLVSDVYICNSLCAVXAKLGCIRDAEKVFEEMPVKDMVSWNSMIGGYVSVGDGWSGVVCFQEMVVGGVMPDRFSMIAILNACAIKGLFQTGKEVHCRMMKCELELDVMVKISLIDVYHKCGRVDYAERLFDKISQKNVMVWNVMIHGYAPNARPLECFSCLKMMQETYKLRPDATTMINLLPSCAKTGALMEGKSIHGYAIRHGFLPHIVLETALIDLYAACSRVKSAERIYAVSEEFDIMEXWNTMISAYVHNGRNWEGLELFQRLVSKPLNPDPITISSILPAFSEVASLGQRKQIHGYILKLKHNSNTFILNSIIYMYAKCGHLGTAQGIFDGMIYRDVSSWNTIIMAYAIHGFGRSSTHLFKEMVDPKGIRPNESTFVSVLTACSVSGMVDEGWKYYVSMKLEYGIDPGIEHYGCMVDLMGRTGDLGQAKAFIDEMPLLPTARIWGSLLTASRKHRNIEFTEVAAEKILSLEHDNTGCYVLLSNMYAEAGRWEDVERIKIGMKQRGLTKTVGCSFVETKCQPYIFVNYDKSHVESNTIYDVLDVISRKIGEDKYVHNVTKFRPLDLKRKKXNSAEHHSVRSAISYGLISRKLGDSVLVRKNTRICEDCHSAAKKVSQMTNREIIVGDSKVFHHFRDGNCSCGDYG